A segment of the Pieris brassicae chromosome 10, ilPieBrab1.1, whole genome shotgun sequence genome:
cttaacataaaataacatttaaaaatggattactaaaatacttaaattaaaaaatagtgtaCATCAtacagtattattatatactgatTGACCTTAAACGTGTTGCGATGACAAAGATAGACATATAgtgtgtttataaaaaattacacaaattacCCAAAAACGTAATTTTACACCGTTCTAATTCGTGAACTAATTGAAATTtgatactatattattttgacatacaaAATTGTGCTGATCCGTTACTATGGCCGAATTGATATTAAAGGTCAATCAATATATCTAtagtatattgtattatattttacgctCAAAAgtactatttttaatgaaatagatgtttattaattaatatatacacatactCGTTTGttaaaaacctttttcatatttttatttaaataaataaatccttataaaattaaaagcatttattcTATGTTAATATCTCTAAAGTTATCTAAGAACTCCATTACAATATAGAAAAGCACTATACGGTggtcttaaatatatatatttatgcaaGTCGGTtatctgtgcctgacgcgTCGAACTTTGGATCTTATATATGCGTAAACGTAAACGTATGTCGCATAATACGATATTTCCCTTCAATGTTCAAGTGTTCCAACAAAAATTGCGAAACTCCCTAAAACAATAAGGGCAAATACTGAATTTCTAAAgtacagttatttttattttatttattgtgaaagATTTACAGCTAATTACCAACTTACTTACTAAATATGTTCTTTTTACgccattaaataaatctttacatatagaagtactaataatattaactggattggtaacaataaaatgattaatttaagctatataaataacaaagaaagTAATAAACTAAGTAAAAATTGGTTAAGTTACACTCAATAGTTTAGTACCTATAACTTATACacgtataaaaatttatgattCACTATTTATTCCACTGATATTATATAACCGAGCGAGATCTGTATATCATAGTTGCTCCGCTTACACTTTGAAATCTTTTCGTTTAGTTCGGCCAATTGTACCAATGCACCAGTATGCCGaacgttggcaagcttttataaataaatctgtatatatcaaattttgtgccattattaaattgtatgtttgCATGTACGTATACCATTATCATAACATACATAATGGATGCACACATGGGCTTTGACGTGggtgatttaaaattataattcttttgAATTCGCTAGCATCTAAATGTATCAAATCTCAGACAGTCTTAGAAGAAATCTGGGTCCCTTTCGAAATATGTTCCTCTGCTATTACGTGTGTTTTAACGAGTCCAGCgcattttaaagaatattccAGCAACACATGTATAGCTTctgataaaaaaacaatgtttatagAGCTGTTACCTCGCAGTTTACTATAGTTTTGTCATTCGTAAACGTCAATATATAATCAGTTTTGACAGGTATATTATCGATTAGAAACGATGCACGAATCGCTTTTGAGCGGTATGTTTGGTCTTCcggttaattataaatgtgcTCCCGGAAcgcttttgttatataatttaacgactggtattgttttaaatttatttcaagaaACAAGTTTctcatatgtatttatatatcatatacgCCATAGTTAGcgcttaataaataaataataataactactttgtttttaagaaaacactttttaaacggattgaagctatgtataattattataaacttataattatttacataattttaaatttaattttttccgacgtttcgcttgctttacagcgtgcgtggttacGGTGACTGAAAtgacgtttaaaaagtgttttcttaatgtgtaaaagctatgttaacaaaagacaatactatacgTTGTTTTTACACTTATATTTTGGACAAGATGAtgatgaatattttttcttttgtttcagcTTTGGCACTCTGCGACTGGTCGAACCTTCAGCTGCGTCGTCGCAATCTGGCAAGACGTCACTGTGGACCAAAACAACACACTGACAACTTCGCACAAATCGGATCTGTGGCTACGTTCGAAGCTACTGAGTTGGTTCAGACTTTGAAGCAAATTACGAGGACATCTACCGCTCCAGTCAATCTAAAACCTCTTCTGATGTCTACCGCAATGAATATGTTCTCTAACTACATGTGTAATATTCGCTTTGAAGAATCAGACCCCGAATTTCGTAAAATCGTCGATTACTTTGATGAGATTTTCTGGGAAATCAACCAAGGCTACGCTGTTGATTTCCTCCCCTTCCTCGCACCTTTCTACAAGAAACACATGGAGAAACTATCGCACTGGTCTCATGAAATCCGATCTTTCATTCTGTCAAGGATTGTTGACCAACGCGAAATGACAAGTTCATTTCACGACACTGAGGGTCCAGAAAAAGACTTCTTAGATGGCTTATTACGGGTACTACACGACGATCCTACAGTAGACagaaatactattattttcatGCTTGAAGATTTTCTCGGAGGTCATTCTTCAGTAGGAAACCTGGTTATGCTTTGTTTAACAGCTGTAGCAAGGGATCCAGACGTGGGAAGACGTATCAAAGCTGAAATTGACAGTGTCACGAAAGGAAAGCGAGCGGTAACTCTTACCGACAGACCATCCTTGCCATACACTGAGGCAACAATCCTGGAGGTCCTCAGATACTCATCATCTCCCATCGTCCCTCATGTGGCCACCGAAAACGCAGCAGTAGCCGGCTATGGAGTAGAGAAAGGTACTATCGTCTTCATTAATAACTACGAACTGAACACATCAACAAAATACTGGAGCGAGCCAGAGAAATTTGATCCGTCGAGGTTCCTGGAAAAGTCCAAAGTCCGTGTGCGACGAAACTCTCTTTGCGATTCCGGTATGGAGTCAGATGGGGAGAGACACGGACCCATCGACAAAACAAAAGAGGTTGAGAAAGAAATAGTCTCTGTTAGGAAGAACATA
Coding sequences within it:
- the LOC123715677 gene encoding cytochrome P450 307a1-like, with translation MSALLLVALCAFIAYKFFSRKTVIVYKNTKHGVEKVNLNAAPGPLPLPIMGNLHLLAKNESPFQSFTELAKKYGDIFSMKLGSSQCLIVNNLELIREVLNQNGKFFSGRPDFLRFHQLFDGDRNNSLALCDWSNLQLRRRNLARRHCGPKQHTDNFAQIGSVATFEATELVQTLKQITRTSTAPVNLKPLLMSTAMNMFSNYMCNIRFEESDPEFRKIVDYFDEIFWEINQGYAVDFLPFLAPFYKKHMEKLSHWSHEIRSFILSRIVDQREMTSSFHDTEGPEKDFLDGLLRVLHDDPTVDRNTIIFMLEDFLGGHSSVGNLVMLCLTAVARDPDVGRRIKAEIDSVTKGKRAVTLTDRPSLPYTEATILEVLRYSSSPIVPHVATENAAVAGYGVEKGTIVFINNYELNTSTKYWSEPEKFDPSRFLEKSKVRVRRNSLCDSGMESDGERHGPIDKTKEVEKEIVSVRKNIPHFLPFSIGKRTCIGQTMVTTMSFVMFANIIQEFDVAAVSKDDLRQKPACAALPKDTYPLYLLPRK